Proteins encoded within one genomic window of Macrobrachium nipponense isolate FS-2020 chromosome 9, ASM1510439v2, whole genome shotgun sequence:
- the LOC135218108 gene encoding tigger transposable element-derived protein 1-like produces the protein MGPKKVRAKESGEKKKRMLPIEVKREIIEKHERGVQVMELARVYERSTSTICTILKQKDAIKSAKTAKGTTILSQLRTNVHEEMEKLLLVWLKEKELAGDTVTESIICEKARVIYADLKKEEASTSEGGAEDTFKASRVFDNFKKRSGIHSVVRHGEAASADVKGAERYIVEFAELIEEEGYIPQQVFNCDETGLFWKKMPRRTNITEEETQMPGHKPMKDRLTLALCANASGDCKVKPLLVYHSENPRAFKSHKILKEKLHVMWRANAKMGAWVLRGSFFNRLGKPRLRSFCEGISSKE, from the coding sequence atggggccaaagaaagtacgTGCAAAGGAGAGtggcgagaagaagaagagaatgctgcCGATAGAGGTAAAgcgagaaataatagaaaaacatgagcgtGGTGTACAAGTGATGGAACTGGCCCGGGTGTATGAGCGTAGCACATCGACCATTTGTACCATCCTAAAgcaaaaggatgccatcaaaagtGCAAAAACAGCTAAAGGAACTACAATTCTGTCGCAATTAAGGACAAATGTCCATGAAGAAATGGAGAAGCTGCTCTTGGTATGGTTGAAAGAGAAGGAACTAGCGGGAGATACAGTGACGGAGAGTATAATTTGCGAAAAGGCTCGCGTTATTTACGCAGATTTGAAGAAGGAAGAGGCATCAACTTCAGAAGGGGGAGCAGAAGACACGTTTAAGGCAAGTCGTGTGTTCgataattttaagaagagaagtGGCATTCATTCGGTGGTGAGGCATGGCGAAGCTGCGAGTGCCGATGTAAAGGGAGCTGAAAGGTACATCGTCGAGTTCGCTGAGCTTATTGAGGAGGAAGGCTACATCCCGCAACAAGTCTTTAACTGCGATGAGacgggattattttggaaaaaaatgccacgGAGGACGAACATCACCGAAGAGGAGACGCAGATGCCAggccataaacccatgaaggaccgTCTGACCCTTGCATTGTGTGCAAATGCTAGTGGTGACTGTAAAGTAAAGCCACTGCTAGTCTACCATTCTGAAAATCCTCGAGCGTTCAAGTCAcacaaaattctgaaagaaaaactgcacgtaatGTGGCGCGCGAATGCAAAAATGGGGGCATGGGTTTTACGCGGCAGTTTCTTTAACAGATTGGGTAAACCTCGTCTTCGGTCCTTCTGTGAAGGAATATCTTCAAAAGAATAA